Genomic segment of Vibrio celticus:
GACTTCTTCTTGACCGATAAGCGTATCGACAACAAAACCAACACGTTGGCTACCAAGTTGTACGATAACAACATGGCCATGCCCTTTACGCAGTTCAACAATACCCGCTTTAGGAGCAAGCCAGTTTTGCAAGTAGAACAACGGAATAGACTTATCGCGAACGATGATCGTCAGCTGACCATCAACCACGTTTGTGCGGCTTAAATCTAGGTGGAAGATCTCGTTAACCGATGCCAATGGCAACGCAAATGGGTGACCCGCAACACCGACCATTAAGGTTGATAGAATCGCTAGGGTTAGTGGAACCTTGATGGTGATCTTGGTGCCCTGTCCCATTTCTGAATCAATATCAATAGAGCCGTTCAGTGTGTTGATCGCTGTTTTCACAACGTCCATACCTACACCACGACCAGAGATATCCGAGATCTGCTCTTTGCTTGAGAAGCCAGGAGCAAAAATCAGGTTGAAGCACTCTTTATTTGATAAACGAGACGCTGCATCTTCATCCATCAGGCCACGTTTAACCGCGATAGCACGAAGCTTATCAGGGTCCATACCGCCACCGTCATCAACGATAGCTAGCTCAATGTGGTCACCTTCTTGAGAGGCAGACAGAATCACTTTACCCGTTCTAGATTTACCTGCTGCAACACGGTCGTCCGGCATTTCAATACCATGGTCGACAGAGTTTCTCACCAAGTGAATCAGGGGATCAGCAAGTGCTTCTACTAAGTTTTTATCAAGATCCGTTTCTTCGCCACGCATTTCAAGAACGATGTCTTTCTTCAAGCTACGAGCAAGGTCACGGACAACTCGTGGGAAGCGACCAAATACTTTCTTGATCGGCTGCATACGAGTCTTCATTACCGCACCTTGTAGGTCTGCAGTAACAACATCTAAGTTAGAGACAGCTTTCGACATTTCTTCGTCGTTGCTGTTGAGGCCTAGGCTGACTAGTCGGTTACGCACCAATACCAGTTCACCCACCATGTTCATGATGGTGTCCAGTGTTGATGTATCAACGCGAACTGTCGCTTCAGCTTGCTGCTTCTTAGCCGGCACTTTAACTTCAGCTTTTGCTGGAGCGCTCGGTTTTGGCTCAGCTTTAACGGCAACTGGCGCGGCAGGTTTAGGCGCAGCTTGAGGTGCTACTGCCTTAACTTCTGCTGGCTTAGTCGCGGCATCCAATTCTTCAATCGAAGGTCCATTACCTGAGCCATGTAGTTGGTCAAGTAACTTCTCGAACTCTTCGTCAGTCATCAGATCATCGCCTTCAGACATCGCCGAAACAGGTGCTGCTGGCGGTGGAGGAGGCGTTGAACTTGCCGCTGTCGGGCTCTTACCCGCACCGTGCAATTCATCTAATAACTTTTCAAATTCGTCATCAGTAATATCACCACTGTCAGCAACAGACTGAGGTGCAGCGGGTGCTGGCGGCGGTGTAGGTACAGAAGGCGCTGTTGGTGAACCACCTTTACCGTGAAGCTCATCAAGCAAGCGTTCAAACTCATCTTCAGAGATATCATCGACTGAAGATGCATTGATGTTTGAGCTTTCAGCAGTAGGTTCCGGAGCAATAACAGGCTCAGGCGCTGCAACAACAGATTCAGGGATAATAGGTGCAGGCGCTTCTACTGGTGCCACTTCATCCGCAGACTCTGGTTTACAGAGACGGTGAAGTTCATCCAATAAAGATTGGTCGGCTGGCACTAAAGGTTCCTGATCTTGCACGGCGCGAAACTGTACATTGACTGTATCTAGCGCCTGCAGCATGGTATCCATCAAACCTGATGTTACGCTGCGTTGGCCGTTTCGCAGAATGTCGAACACATTCTCAGCACCATGACAAGTATCCACCAGCTCAGTTAATGCTAGGAAACCAGCACCACCTTTTACTGTATGGAAACCACGGAAAATAGCATTTAATAGGTCTTTGTCGTCAGGGTTATTCTCAAGCTCTACCAGTTGTTCTGATAGGAGTTCAAGGATCTCTCCTGCTTCGACTAAAAAGTCCTGAAGAATATCTTCGTCTAAATCGTAGCTCATACGTTACCTTTAAAATCCAAGACTGGATAACAAATCGTCGACTTCATCTTGAGATGCGACAGCGTCTTCGCGCTCTTCTGGGTTCATAATTGGACCTTCAGGCGCAATCGATGCTTTCTTCTCTGACTCTGGAGTTGGCTCTTTTTGATTCGCACCGAATACCGTGAGAATCTCGACCAAACGTCCTTCCACCTCATTCACCAAGGTAATAACTTTGCTGATTATCTGCCCAGTTAAATCTTGGAAATCCTGAGCCATCAAGATTTCAGTCAATTGTCCGCGTAGTTCAGTACTATCGCCTTCTACTTGGACAAGCAATCCATCAATGCGGTGACATAAAGCTTTAAATTGTGCCAGCTCAATGCGGCCATGCATCAGTTCATTCCATTGAGGCCTTACTTGAAGTAAACACTCGTGTAGGTTGTCTGCGATTGGTATACAGCGATCGACAGCGTCCATCGTCTTATTTGCCGCAACTTCCGTTTTATCAATGACATACTGAAGGCGATCCCTTGCATCAGGGATTTCGTCATTTGCGATAACGCTGATGCGTTCATCGAAATTGAATTGAGTCAAAGAGTCGTGGAGGTCGCGTGTCAGACTTCCTATTTCTTGAAGCATTGGATTGTCTTGAAGACTAAAGTTATCTTCATAAATGCTTCTCACAAGAGAATCAGCATGTTGCTGCTCATCGTTCTCAAGCAGCTCTACTAATTTTTTTGCTTGTTCTAATGAAATCATCCTGAATTCGGCCTTACTCCGCATACTTTGTGCGCTTAGGCTATCGAGATAAACAGATAACTTATCAGTCAGTGTTTACCTAGAAGTGCCTAAATTTATTGATGCTTATAAGCGATCAAAAATCTTATCAAGTTTCTCTTTCAGCGTTGCAGCAGTGAAAGGCTTCACAATGTAACCATTAACACCCGCTTGCGCAGCTTCGATGATCTGCTCACGCTTCGCTTCAGCTGTGATCATAAGCACTGGAAGGTGCTTAAGTTCTGCGTCTGCGCGAATGTGTTTAAGCAGGTCAATCCCTTGCATGCCTGGCATGTTCCAGTCAGTTACCACGAAATCAAATTCGCCTTTTTTCAGCATAGGTAACGCGGTCAAGCCATCATCTGCTTCTTGAGTGTTGTTGAAACCTAAATCGCGAAGTAGGTTTTTAACAATTCGGCGCATCGTTGAAAAATCATCAACAATGAGAATTTTCATGTTTTTGTTCAAATTAGCCTCCACTGAATAGGATCAGTGTTGTTAGTCGTTCTGT
This window contains:
- the cheY gene encoding chemotaxis response regulator CheY, which produces MKILIVDDFSTMRRIVKNLLRDLGFNNTQEADDGLTALPMLKKGEFDFVVTDWNMPGMQGIDLLKHIRADAELKHLPVLMITAEAKREQIIEAAQAGVNGYIVKPFTAATLKEKLDKIFDRL
- a CDS encoding protein phosphatase CheZ; protein product: MISLEQAKKLVELLENDEQQHADSLVRSIYEDNFSLQDNPMLQEIGSLTRDLHDSLTQFNFDERISVIANDEIPDARDRLQYVIDKTEVAANKTMDAVDRCIPIADNLHECLLQVRPQWNELMHGRIELAQFKALCHRIDGLLVQVEGDSTELRGQLTEILMAQDFQDLTGQIISKVITLVNEVEGRLVEILTVFGANQKEPTPESEKKASIAPEGPIMNPEEREDAVASQDEVDDLLSSLGF
- a CDS encoding chemotaxis protein CheA gives rise to the protein MSYDLDEDILQDFLVEAGEILELLSEQLVELENNPDDKDLLNAIFRGFHTVKGGAGFLALTELVDTCHGAENVFDILRNGQRSVTSGLMDTMLQALDTVNVQFRAVQDQEPLVPADQSLLDELHRLCKPESADEVAPVEAPAPIIPESVVAAPEPVIAPEPTAESSNINASSVDDISEDEFERLLDELHGKGGSPTAPSVPTPPPAPAAPQSVADSGDITDDEFEKLLDELHGAGKSPTAASSTPPPPPAAPVSAMSEGDDLMTDEEFEKLLDQLHGSGNGPSIEELDAATKPAEVKAVAPQAAPKPAAPVAVKAEPKPSAPAKAEVKVPAKKQQAEATVRVDTSTLDTIMNMVGELVLVRNRLVSLGLNSNDEEMSKAVSNLDVVTADLQGAVMKTRMQPIKKVFGRFPRVVRDLARSLKKDIVLEMRGEETDLDKNLVEALADPLIHLVRNSVDHGIEMPDDRVAAGKSRTGKVILSASQEGDHIELAIVDDGGGMDPDKLRAIAVKRGLMDEDAASRLSNKECFNLIFAPGFSSKEQISDISGRGVGMDVVKTAINTLNGSIDIDSEMGQGTKITIKVPLTLAILSTLMVGVAGHPFALPLASVNEIFHLDLSRTNVVDGQLTIIVRDKSIPLFYLQNWLAPKAGIVELRKGHGHVVIVQLGSQRVGFVVDTLIGQEEVVIKPLDKLLQGTPGMAGATITSDGHIALILDVPDLLKQYAAASRI